From one Bacteroidota bacterium genomic stretch:
- a CDS encoding RsmB/NOP family class I SAM-dependent RNA methyltransferase → MRKTKSVHRGPASISLLKEALEYYYHKGFTADRALNETFRHYKLRDDRLRGELADRLYGIIRFRRPLVSALGYERIDTIDDVKLLVELWNVWKKIYEGKEYKGETNSAKEKLKKYLRVHKMKESYPDWMDEAGRKELGDEKWEKISSALNRQPRLFIRANTLRTTRDQLIGRLKEEGVRASPVNESEEAVLVEEFYNVYSLPSFHEGLFEVQDLSSMRVSSFLDVSPGMRVLDACAGNGGKTLHLAALIKNKGKIIATDVSQRKLDELRSRCKRNGVDVVETMLIRKETDLSSLKGTFDRVLLDVPCSGTGVLKRNPDIKWRILPEDLQELQLQQKKILETYAALLKKDGKLVYACCSVLPSEGETRVNSFLEDHLHVKEEELRLDPDFGDGFYMARIK, encoded by the coding sequence ATGCGCAAAACAAAATCTGTTCATCGCGGCCCGGCATCAATCTCATTGCTCAAAGAAGCGCTGGAATATTATTATCACAAAGGATTCACAGCCGACCGCGCGCTGAATGAAACTTTCCGTCATTATAAATTGCGCGATGATCGTTTGCGTGGCGAATTGGCGGATCGTCTTTACGGCATTATTCGTTTTCGCCGCCCGCTGGTTTCTGCTCTTGGTTATGAACGAATCGATACGATCGATGATGTAAAGCTTCTCGTGGAACTGTGGAACGTCTGGAAAAAAATTTATGAAGGCAAAGAATACAAAGGCGAAACAAATTCAGCGAAAGAAAAACTGAAAAAATATCTGCGCGTTCATAAAATGAAAGAATCCTATCCCGACTGGATGGATGAAGCAGGAAGAAAAGAACTGGGCGATGAAAAATGGGAGAAGATCTCTTCGGCGCTGAATCGCCAGCCGCGATTATTCATCCGCGCGAATACGCTGCGTACTACGCGCGATCAATTGATCGGTCGACTGAAGGAAGAAGGAGTGCGTGCATCGCCGGTCAACGAGAGTGAGGAAGCGGTACTCGTGGAAGAATTCTATAATGTGTATTCGCTTCCGTCTTTTCACGAAGGATTATTTGAAGTGCAGGATCTTTCTTCTATGCGCGTTTCTTCTTTTCTCGACGTGAGCCCGGGCATGCGCGTGCTCGATGCGTGCGCGGGTAACGGAGGAAAGACGCTTCATCTTGCTGCGCTGATCAAAAACAAAGGAAAGATCATTGCGACGGATGTTTCGCAGAGAAAACTCGATGAACTAAGATCAAGATGCAAGCGAAACGGAGTAGATGTAGTGGAAACGATGCTCATCCGGAAAGAAACAGATCTTTCATCATTGAAAGGAACATTCGATCGCGTGTTGCTTGATGTTCCCTGCAGCGGAACCGGAGTGCTGAAAAGAAATCCGGATATCAAATGGAGAATTCTTCCGGAAGATTTGCAGGAATTGCAACTTCAACAGAAAAAAATTCTTGAAACGTACGCAGCATTGCTGAAGAAGGACGGAAAACTCGTTTATGCATGTTGCAGTGTGCTTCCATCAGAAGGAGAAACGCGTGTGAATAGCTTCCTGGAGGATCATTTGCATGTAAAAGAAGAAGAATTGCGACTCGATCCTGATTTCGGGGACGGATTTTACATGGCGAGGATAAAATAA
- a CDS encoding DnaJ domain-containing protein translates to MKDYYQILGIADTADEQEIKLAYRRLAKRWHPDVNAGAKGAEEKFKEIAEAYDILSDPVLRSNYDRKRSRQKYYTGDLSFMYASEKEEADARDPRRKAYSPEDLARARERHRTRVAAHIKRRKKILVGMVITFVAYIVAASLFENYIHSKKKDELNNTLGNASLNSNVLPGKNGEIQNLDSPYDTIFGKGIYIQASPNEIVVYNPVSDAIVCAVEVAPPHRTIRNEFIHANNAFHLTELPNGSFTIKIYTGTGWDKNKSIDHGKKIGGFSKDEEFFALDGKTFSLQKPTYEHKNTNTSDTIIVDPTKMNFQHITEDQFFFNGDTLR, encoded by the coding sequence GTGAAAGACTACTACCAGATACTCGGAATTGCGGATACCGCCGATGAGCAGGAAATAAAACTTGCTTACCGCCGGCTTGCCAAGCGCTGGCATCCGGATGTGAACGCAGGTGCGAAAGGTGCAGAAGAAAAATTCAAAGAGATCGCAGAAGCATACGATATTCTTTCCGACCCTGTCCTGCGAAGTAATTATGACCGCAAACGATCGCGACAGAAATATTATACCGGCGATCTCTCTTTCATGTACGCTTCTGAAAAAGAAGAAGCCGATGCGCGCGACCCGCGCAGGAAAGCGTACTCGCCCGAGGATCTTGCGCGCGCGCGTGAACGCCATCGCACACGTGTGGCTGCGCATATAAAGCGCAGAAAAAAAATTCTTGTCGGAATGGTAATCACCTTCGTTGCTTATATCGTGGCTGCATCGTTATTCGAAAATTATATTCACTCGAAGAAAAAAGATGAACTCAATAACACATTGGGTAATGCATCTCTGAATTCAAATGTGCTGCCGGGAAAGAACGGCGAAATTCAGAATCTCGATTCTCCATACGACACGATATTCGGAAAAGGAATTTACATACAAGCATCGCCGAACGAGATCGTGGTTTACAACCCCGTTTCGGATGCAATAGTATGCGCGGTGGAAGTGGCGCCGCCCCACCGAACGATCCGCAACGAATTCATTCACGCAAATAATGCATTTCACCTTACCGAACTTCCGAACGGTTCATTCACTATAAAAATTTATACCGGTACCGGGTGGGATAAGAATAAATCCATTGATCACGGGAAAAAAATAGGTGGATTCTCAAAGGATGAAGAATTCTTTGCGCTCGATGGAAAAACTTTTTCGCTGCAGAAACCAACCTACGAACACAAGAACACCAATACCAGCGACACCATTATCGTAGATCCCACCAAAATGAATTTCCAACATATTACCGAAGATCAATTCTTCTTCAACGGCGATACCTTGCGCTGA
- the msrA gene encoding peptide-methionine (S)-S-oxide reductase MsrA: MKQILYPLFTLLLGSTFTACGQNSAADSSNSKNSTTQNNMSANSVLDTATFGAGCFWCVEAQFEMLNGVVSVTSGFSGGTVKNPSYPEVCTGTTGHAEVCNIVYDTTKISYDELLSAFWECHDPTQLNRQGNDEGTQYRSVIFYHNEQQKTKAEYYKNKMNEKNTWGSPVVTEISPFTVFYKAEDYHQDYYANNGNAGYCQYVIKPKVEKFREVFADKLKK; the protein is encoded by the coding sequence ATGAAACAGATCCTCTACCCGCTGTTTACCCTGCTCCTCGGAAGCACGTTTACAGCATGCGGACAAAATTCTGCAGCCGATTCATCCAACTCAAAAAATTCTACAACACAAAATAATATGTCAGCAAATTCTGTTCTCGATACCGCAACTTTCGGCGCCGGATGTTTCTGGTGCGTGGAAGCGCAATTTGAAATGCTCAATGGAGTGGTTTCCGTTACTTCTGGTTTCAGCGGGGGAACGGTGAAAAATCCTTCGTATCCCGAAGTGTGCACCGGCACTACCGGCCACGCCGAAGTGTGCAACATTGTTTACGACACTACAAAAATTTCTTACGACGAATTGCTTTCTGCATTCTGGGAATGTCACGATCCTACACAACTCAATCGCCAGGGAAATGATGAAGGCACGCAATACCGTTCTGTGATTTTTTATCACAACGAACAGCAGAAAACAAAAGCGGAGTATTACAAAAACAAAATGAATGAGAAAAATACGTGGGGCAGCCCGGTAGTAACTGAAATTTCTCCGTTCACTGTTTTCTATAAGGCAGAAGATTATCACCAGGATTATTATGCGAATAATGGCAATGCCGGTTATTGCCAGTACGTGATAAAACCGAAAGTGGAAAAATTCAGGGAAGTGTTTGCCGATAAGCTGAAAAAATAA
- a CDS encoding cupin domain-containing protein codes for MKKLFLIITLSLLLAPFSILKSQVNVQSLDTVQAPAGTTTNYIKPLYHDSLSSSFVIIVPKEVKKHLHATHSEQVYVISGEADMTVGDKNFHIKAGDIIFIPKGTPHSAMVTSKEPLKILSVQSPYFDGKDRVMLDK; via the coding sequence ATGAAAAAATTATTTCTCATCATCACGCTGTCTCTTCTCCTCGCTCCATTCTCCATTCTCAAATCGCAGGTAAATGTGCAATCGCTCGACACGGTGCAGGCGCCCGCGGGCACGACCACGAATTACATCAAACCCCTGTATCACGATTCGCTCTCGAGCAGTTTTGTGATCATTGTTCCCAAAGAAGTGAAGAAGCATCTGCACGCCACGCATTCCGAACAGGTGTATGTGATCTCAGGCGAAGCAGACATGACGGTTGGCGATAAAAATTTTCACATCAAAGCCGGCGATATCATTTTCATTCCGAAAGGAACACCGCATTCGGCAATGGTCACATCAAAAGAGCCGCTGAAAATTCTTTCGGTGCAGTCGCCGTATTTCGATGGGAAAGACAGAGTGATGCTGGATAAATAA
- the typA gene encoding translational GTPase TypA, with product MSQIRNIAIIAHVDHGKTTLVDKMLLQGKLFRENQETGELILDNNELERERGITILAKNVSVVYKGIKINIIDTPGHADFGGEVERVLNMADGVLLLVDAFEGPMPQTRFVLQKALQQGKKAILVINKVDKPNCRPDEVHDQVFDLFFNLGATEEQLGFKTVFGSSKHGWMGPDHKNPANDISFLLDTIIEYFPNAPMHAGILQLQITSLDYTSFVGRIAVGRVFRGVIKENMPVSLMKRDGRILKSRVKELFVFDGLGKKKIDSVTAGDIVALTGIEGFEIGDTLSDFENPQALPAIAIDEPTMSMLFTINNSPFFGKEGKFVTSRHIKERLQRELEKNLALRVEETDSPDSHLVYGRGILHLSILIETMRREGYEMQVGQPQVIIKEIDGVKHEPIEVLSIDTPEATSGKVIEFVSQKKGELLVMEPKGDLIHMEFDIPARGLIGLRNNILTATAGEAIMAHRFKAYEPWKGPIPGRMAGVLVAKEKGTAMPYSIDKLQDRGYFFVDPGQEVYGGQVIGEHIRPDDLVVNVTTEKKLTNMRASGSDEKTAIAPAIKFSLEEAMEYIQGDEYVEVTPVSIRLRKVHLDPTERDRLRKKMAAE from the coding sequence ATGTCACAGATTCGGAATATTGCTATTATCGCTCACGTTGATCACGGGAAGACCACCCTCGTTGATAAAATGTTATTGCAGGGAAAATTATTCCGCGAGAACCAGGAAACAGGTGAACTCATTCTTGATAATAATGAACTGGAACGTGAACGCGGCATTACCATTCTCGCAAAAAATGTTTCTGTCGTTTATAAAGGAATAAAAATAAATATCATTGACACACCCGGCCACGCCGACTTCGGCGGAGAAGTGGAACGCGTACTCAATATGGCCGATGGTGTGCTGCTGCTGGTGGATGCATTCGAAGGGCCAATGCCGCAAACACGTTTCGTTCTTCAGAAAGCACTGCAGCAGGGAAAAAAAGCAATTCTTGTCATCAATAAAGTAGATAAACCGAATTGCCGTCCCGATGAAGTGCATGACCAGGTGTTCGATCTTTTTTTCAATCTCGGCGCAACAGAAGAACAACTCGGATTCAAAACTGTTTTCGGTTCTTCGAAACACGGGTGGATGGGACCCGATCATAAAAATCCTGCGAACGATATCAGTTTCCTGCTCGATACGATCATCGAATATTTTCCGAACGCTCCAATGCACGCAGGAATTCTTCAATTACAGATCACTTCGCTCGATTACACTTCATTCGTCGGAAGAATTGCAGTGGGCCGCGTTTTCCGCGGAGTGATCAAAGAGAACATGCCGGTATCACTCATGAAACGCGACGGAAGAATTCTGAAAAGCAGGGTAAAAGAACTTTTTGTTTTCGACGGACTCGGAAAAAAGAAAATTGATTCAGTAACTGCAGGTGATATTGTTGCATTGACAGGAATTGAAGGATTCGAGATCGGCGATACACTTTCAGATTTTGAAAATCCGCAAGCATTGCCTGCGATCGCGATTGATGAACCGACGATGAGCATGCTCTTTACGATCAACAATTCTCCTTTCTTCGGCAAAGAAGGGAAATTCGTTACATCAAGGCATATCAAAGAACGTTTGCAGCGCGAGCTTGAAAAAAATCTTGCGTTGCGTGTTGAAGAAACAGATTCTCCTGATTCGCATTTGGTTTATGGGCGCGGAATTCTTCATCTTTCTATTCTCATAGAAACCATGCGCCGCGAAGGATACGAGATGCAGGTGGGGCAACCGCAGGTGATCATTAAAGAGATCGATGGAGTAAAGCATGAACCAATAGAAGTACTCAGCATTGATACGCCGGAAGCAACTTCAGGAAAAGTCATCGAATTTGTAAGTCAGAAAAAAGGGGAGTTGCTCGTGATGGAACCAAAAGGAGATCTCATTCACATGGAATTTGATATTCCTGCACGCGGACTCATCGGCTTGAGAAATAATATTCTCACTGCAACTGCCGGCGAAGCGATCATGGCGCACCGCTTCAAAGCATACGAACCCTGGAAAGGACCGATTCCAGGAAGGATGGCCGGGGTTCTTGTTGCAAAAGAAAAAGGAACAGCAATGCCCTACTCGATAGATAAACTCCAGGATCGCGGATATTTTTTCGTAGATCCGGGACAGGAAGTTTACGGCGGACAGGTGATCGGTGAACATATTCGCCCGGATGATCTCGTGGTGAATGTAACGACTGAAAAAAAACTGACGAACATGCGCGCGTCTGGCAGCGATGAAAAAACTGCGATCGCACCGGCAATAAAATTTTCTCTCGAGGAAGCGATGGAATACATACAGGGAGATGAATATGTGGAAGTGACGCCGGTTTCCATCCGTTTGAGAAAAGTTCATCTCGATCCGACGGAGCGCGACCGATTGAGGAAGAAGATGGCCGCTGAGTGA
- a CDS encoding SBBP repeat-containing protein — protein MFFNPGLIFKAVCFLFLFTEFLPAQTPNWIWARSAGGSDLDEARKVATDLSGNIYVTGDFVSPYIIFGNDTLYNLNPATPDFFIVKYDSIGNVQWARSAGGADFDEGDDITCDLNGNIYVTGYYNYYPITFGAYTLTNSGGADLFLVKYDPSGNVLWAKKAGGNGDDGGEGIITDNANNIYVTGSFSSSTISFGTHTLSNIAYGDFFVAKYDAGGNCMWATSAGGNYYDYGSSIATNYNADIYVAGTFESTQIIFGNDTLTNTFSQNADAFLCHLDSAGNFIHTMSAGGTENDYGMSVTCDGSGNVFFAGDYYSPDISFAPDTLTNANWGFGDIFIVKSDPNLNELWARSAGGNSNDYLQDIACEPSGKLLLAGYFKSPVISFATLNLSNANFQYHDLFVADYDGNGNVLWAKKVGSNYDEYGMGIACDPFDNIYTTGLYSSAAVSFGNATLVNTSVGADIFLAKLNLMTGIEDNFSAADFSVFPDPFITSTLLHFENPLSHEKLLIYNSNGQLVREMKNISGTDVRLDRDGLPAGIYFLRIEESGFSARIIIAD, from the coding sequence ATGTTTTTCAACCCCGGATTGATCTTCAAAGCAGTTTGCTTTCTTTTTTTATTCACTGAATTTCTTCCCGCACAAACTCCGAACTGGATCTGGGCAAGAAGTGCCGGTGGCAGCGACTTGGATGAGGCGCGGAAAGTAGCAACTGATCTTTCCGGAAATATTTACGTCACCGGCGATTTTGTAAGTCCCTACATAATTTTCGGGAATGACACTTTATATAATCTTAATCCTGCTACTCCTGATTTTTTCATTGTAAAATATGACAGCATTGGAAATGTTCAATGGGCGCGCAGTGCAGGCGGAGCAGATTTCGATGAAGGAGATGATATTACCTGCGATCTGAATGGCAATATTTATGTAACCGGGTATTACAATTATTACCCGATAACATTTGGCGCATACACGCTGACGAATAGCGGAGGTGCCGATCTTTTTCTTGTCAAGTATGATCCTTCCGGAAATGTTTTGTGGGCAAAAAAAGCAGGCGGAAATGGCGATGATGGCGGTGAAGGAATTATTACTGATAACGCAAATAATATTTATGTGACCGGATCTTTTTCCAGTTCAACCATTTCATTCGGCACTCATACGCTGAGCAATATTGCCTACGGAGATTTTTTTGTGGCGAAATATGATGCCGGTGGAAATTGCATGTGGGCAACATCGGCCGGCGGAAATTATTACGATTATGGTTCTTCAATTGCCACAAATTACAATGCGGATATTTATGTTGCGGGAACTTTTGAGAGCACGCAGATCATTTTCGGAAATGATACGCTGACCAATACATTTTCCCAGAATGCGGATGCGTTTCTCTGTCATCTCGATTCGGCAGGAAATTTCATTCACACAATGAGCGCCGGCGGAACAGAGAATGATTACGGAATGAGTGTGACGTGCGATGGAAGCGGAAATGTTTTTTTTGCAGGAGATTACTACAGCCCTGACATTTCCTTCGCCCCCGACACACTTACAAATGCGAATTGGGGGTTCGGTGATATTTTCATTGTAAAATCTGATCCGAACCTGAATGAACTATGGGCGCGGAGCGCAGGAGGAAACAGTAATGATTATCTCCAGGATATTGCCTGCGAACCCAGTGGCAAATTACTACTCGCCGGATATTTTAAAAGCCCGGTGATCAGTTTCGCAACTTTGAATCTCTCCAATGCGAATTTCCAGTATCACGATCTTTTCGTTGCGGATTACGATGGGAATGGAAATGTGTTGTGGGCAAAAAAAGTGGGATCCAATTATGATGAATACGGAATGGGAATTGCCTGCGATCCTTTTGATAATATTTATACCACTGGTTTGTATTCAAGCGCAGCGGTTTCGTTTGGGAATGCAACACTGGTCAATACTTCTGTCGGCGCTGATATATTTCTTGCAAAACTGAATTTAATGACGGGCATAGAAGATAATTTTTCTGCTGCTGATTTCAGTGTCTTTCCCGACCCGTTCATTACTTCCACGCTTCTTCATTTCGAAAATCCTCTCTCGCACGAAAAACTCCTGATCTATAATTCAAACGGACAATTGGTGCGCGAAATGAAAAATATTTCCGGAACGGATGTTCGTCTTGATCGTGATGGACTTCCCGCAGGAATTTATTTTTTGAGAATTGAAGAATCCGGCTTTTCGGCCAGGATCATTATTGCAGACTGA
- a CDS encoding SIMPL domain-containing protein — MKTTLFSAAFAFICIAAPSQNSSVNISTAPPEHTITVTGISEMDIVPDEIYVNVGIEEFTKDKKKFFIEELESGFLNFLDKSAATPATDVKMDYTDARIIAMKRKQKDAIISKTYEVKFKNSDQVTLLLIAEDSLHLNNVYIKRYSHSKLDDYKQQVRAKAMADANDKAVYMLAAIGQKKGAAIYVHEIFSDVVVMDGINDYGDNVFLEEDFLRMEDGRYFPSGAAGNSNGGYDKRMIYSAFDEDMQDYRGYSGSPIHKTIKLKYWVNVTFSLA, encoded by the coding sequence ATGAAAACAACTCTTTTCTCCGCCGCATTTGCATTCATCTGCATCGCGGCCCCGTCGCAGAATTCTTCTGTCAACATCAGCACCGCTCCGCCAGAGCACACGATCACGGTCACCGGCATCAGTGAAATGGATATTGTTCCCGATGAAATTTATGTGAATGTGGGGATCGAAGAATTCACCAAAGACAAAAAGAAATTTTTCATTGAAGAACTGGAATCCGGGTTCCTGAATTTTCTCGACAAGTCGGCTGCAACTCCTGCCACCGATGTGAAAATGGATTACACCGATGCACGCATCATTGCCATGAAACGAAAACAGAAAGATGCGATCATCAGCAAAACATACGAAGTGAAATTCAAAAACAGCGATCAGGTTACGCTGCTGCTGATTGCCGAAGATTCACTGCATCTCAATAATGTTTACATCAAACGTTATTCGCACAGCAAGCTCGACGATTACAAACAGCAAGTGCGCGCGAAAGCGATGGCCGATGCCAATGATAAAGCGGTGTACATGCTGGCTGCGATCGGCCAGAAAAAGGGTGCGGCCATTTACGTGCATGAAATTTTTTCAGATGTGGTCGTAATGGATGGGATCAATGATTATGGTGATAATGTTTTTCTCGAAGAAGATTTTCTGCGAATGGAAGACGGGAGATATTTTCCTTCCGGCGCTGCGGGAAATTCCAATGGTGGCTATGATAAGCGAATGATCTATTCTGCTTTTGATGAAGACATGCAGGATTATCGCGGATACTCCGGATCGCCGATTCACAAAACGATCAAGCTGAAGTATTGGGTGAATGTGACTTTTTCTCTCGCATAG
- a CDS encoding PrsW family intramembrane metalloprotease gives MNILQLIIAWLFIMAGYNLWNKFKADRETGKSFFDFGDFNFLVASLTLMLVLWGMFSLIAPEPKFISADEQIEYGNNTHQPHLVCDALWKKIHDEPLNADLHFKMLQAHFEWQDEKMSREEMKVFDADGVRIFNYYSDLAESAGDVERQDLGNIFLAMWYILRPGHDAENAAFYLRQVKNKTQKYYNYLIGETNFYSTGPEVAEADFKSEINLNGYLEGSYSELAWIYNITGNKDALAELAYDPVKKNWVDNELRYKVYFLHGDLGSFYLLRFYSIFHTLPFWGILSALLVLFTWLFFLRKLSFLSKIKWMHFFLAVGIGAVLAMLSLLLYAFYHYVLHYRESGALGHDFLYCFAGIGFIEELVKLIPFLIILHFTNIIKRPIDYILIASAAGLGFAFFENLIYISQYGLDVIHARALTACVSHMVSSAIIAYGFILAKFRYPGKLWIIPLFFLAAVFAHGFYDFWLLNEQVRSFSLITLFFYFSEILVYASFINNALNHSVPQVYHASMITLNTQRLASFIAGSLILVFALEYVGNCFVYGTSSGNTSLLSSFLSGGYLLFFLSVRLSNIDIRPNEWGRIEFFAGLFPSQLMRSRKQGGNHSTVGTKFILRRDISSGPFAAHLPLTGTITRKLTIQQDSGWFEFRPDEILSVGMMKHEFIYLRARMQDDQIVAGSTVVAGIYLRMQDPANPEKSKLVFADWVVT, from the coding sequence ATGAATATTCTCCAACTGATAATCGCCTGGCTTTTTATCATGGCCGGTTACAACCTGTGGAATAAATTCAAAGCCGATCGTGAAACAGGAAAAAGTTTTTTTGATTTCGGCGATTTTAATTTTCTTGTTGCTTCGCTTACGTTGATGCTGGTGTTGTGGGGGATGTTTTCGCTGATTGCTCCCGAACCGAAATTCATCAGCGCCGATGAACAGATCGAATACGGGAATAACACGCATCAGCCGCATTTGGTTTGCGATGCATTATGGAAAAAAATTCATGATGAACCATTGAATGCAGATCTTCATTTTAAAATGCTGCAGGCGCACTTCGAATGGCAGGATGAAAAAATGAGCCGCGAAGAAATGAAAGTTTTTGATGCTGATGGTGTTCGCATTTTCAATTACTACAGTGATCTCGCTGAATCGGCCGGCGATGTAGAGCGGCAGGATCTCGGCAATATATTTCTTGCCATGTGGTACATTCTTCGTCCCGGACACGACGCAGAGAATGCGGCGTTCTACCTGCGTCAGGTAAAAAATAAAACACAGAAATATTACAATTATCTCATTGGTGAAACTAATTTTTATTCTACCGGGCCGGAAGTTGCCGAAGCCGATTTCAAATCGGAAATAAATCTTAACGGTTACCTCGAAGGATCGTATTCAGAGCTGGCGTGGATCTACAACATCACGGGCAATAAAGATGCGCTTGCGGAACTTGCTTATGATCCGGTGAAAAAAAACTGGGTCGACAATGAACTCCGCTACAAGGTTTATTTTCTGCACGGCGATCTTGGTTCTTTTTATTTACTGCGTTTCTATTCCATTTTTCACACGCTTCCGTTCTGGGGAATACTCAGCGCCCTGCTGGTACTTTTCACGTGGCTGTTCTTCCTGCGCAAACTCAGTTTTCTTTCGAAAATAAAATGGATGCATTTTTTTCTCGCCGTGGGAATCGGCGCGGTGCTGGCGATGCTCAGTTTATTGCTTTATGCATTTTATCATTACGTTTTGCATTACCGCGAGAGCGGCGCGCTTGGACATGATTTTCTCTATTGCTTTGCAGGAATAGGATTCATAGAAGAATTAGTAAAACTTATTCCATTCCTGATCATCCTGCATTTCACGAACATCATCAAGCGCCCGATCGATTACATTCTCATTGCATCGGCAGCCGGATTGGGTTTCGCATTTTTCGAAAATCTCATTTACATTTCACAGTACGGGCTTGACGTGATCCACGCGCGTGCGCTCACCGCCTGCGTGTCGCACATGGTCTCGAGCGCGATCATCGCGTACGGGTTCATTCTTGCAAAATTCCGTTACCCCGGAAAATTGTGGATCATCCCTCTTTTTTTTCTCGCCGCGGTTTTCGCTCACGGCTTCTATGATTTCTGGCTGCTGAATGAACAGGTGCGTTCATTTTCGCTCATCACTTTATTTTTTTATTTCAGTGAAATTCTTGTTTACGCTTCATTCATCAATAATGCGCTGAATCATTCGGTGCCTCAGGTTTATCATGCTTCCATGATCACACTCAACACACAACGGCTGGCTTCTTTCATTGCAGGATCACTCATCCTTGTATTTGCGCTTGAATATGTAGGCAATTGTTTTGTGTACGGCACTTCTTCCGGAAATACTTCGCTGCTGAGTTCGTTTCTCTCCGGCGGTTATCTTTTATTTTTTCTTTCCGTTCGTTTGTCGAACATCGATATTCGCCCGAATGAATGGGGCAGGATCGAATTCTTCGCAGGATTATTTCCTTCACAATTAATGCGCAGCCGGAAACAAGGCGGAAATCATTCTACCGTAGGAACAAAATTTATTCTGCGCCGCGATATTTCTTCCGGGCCATTCGCTGCGCATTTGCCGCTCACCGGAACTATTACCAGGAAACTCACAATACAACAGGACAGCGGCTGGTTTGAATTCCGTCCCGATGAAATTCTTTCGGTGGGAATGATGAAACACGAATTCATTTACCTGCGCGCGCGCATGCAGGACGATCAGATCGTGGCCGGGAGCACAGTAGTTGCAGGAATTTATCTGCGCATGCAGGACCCGGCGAATCCTGAAAAATCGAAATTAGTTTTTGCAGATTGGGTGGTGACGTAG
- a CDS encoding bifunctional hydroxymethylpyrimidine kinase/phosphomethylpyrimidine kinase: protein MSLLVVGTVAFDAIETPFGKTDKIIGGAATYISLAASYFKQNIQLVSVIGSDFPKESLEMLKKHGVNLDGLQIKEGQKSFFWSGRYHNDMNSRDTLITELNVLADFDPIVPEAARECDFLMLGNLMPAVQQKVMAQLKKRPKLIVLDTMNFWMDTAMDELKKTISQVDVLTVNDAEARQLSGEYSLVKAAQKILAMGLKVLIIKKGEHGALLFNKEQVFFAPALPLEDVFDPTGAGDSFAGGFVGYLAETKDISFDNMKRAIIFGSAMASFTVEKFGVDRLVGLTQDEVDERVQEFIDLVQFDISLV from the coding sequence ATGAGTTTATTAGTTGTTGGAACGGTGGCATTCGACGCTATCGAAACTCCCTTTGGAAAAACCGACAAGATCATTGGCGGCGCCGCCACTTATATTTCATTGGCGGCTTCGTATTTCAAACAGAATATTCAACTCGTTTCAGTGATAGGAAGTGATTTTCCGAAAGAATCGCTCGAAATGCTGAAAAAGCATGGTGTAAATCTCGATGGGCTGCAGATCAAAGAAGGACAGAAATCTTTTTTCTGGTCCGGGCGATATCACAACGACATGAACTCGCGTGATACGCTCATCACCGAGCTGAATGTGCTTGCCGATTTCGATCCCATTGTTCCCGAAGCGGCACGTGAATGTGATTTTCTGATGCTGGGAAATCTTATGCCGGCGGTGCAGCAAAAAGTGATGGCGCAATTGAAAAAACGTCCGAAACTTATTGTACTCGACACGATGAATTTCTGGATGGACACGGCGATGGATGAATTAAAAAAAACAATTTCGCAAGTGGATGTGCTTACGGTGAATGATGCAGAAGCGCGGCAACTTTCAGGCGAATATTCATTGGTAAAAGCAGCGCAGAAAATTCTTGCCATGGGATTGAAAGTACTCATCATTAAAAAAGGTGAACACGGCGCATTGCTTTTCAATAAAGAACAAGTGTTCTTCGCGCCCGCGCTCCCGCTCGAAGATGTGTTCGATCCTACAGGCGCAGGCGACAGTTTCGCCGGGGGATTCGTCGGCTATCTCGCCGAAACAAAAGATATTTCATTCGACAACATGAAGCGCGCAATCATTTTCGGATCAGCGATGGCTTCTTTCACAGTAGAAAAATTCGGTGTCGATCGATTGGTGGGCCTCACGCAGGACGAAGTGGATGAGCGCGTGCAGGAATTTATTGATCTTGTGCAGTTCGATATTTCGCTGGTGTAA